A genome region from Triticum aestivum cultivar Chinese Spring chromosome 2B, IWGSC CS RefSeq v2.1, whole genome shotgun sequence includes the following:
- the LOC123043338 gene encoding dirigent protein 21-like — translation MAIKHTMQLLPALVFALALVLRASADATETIHLKFYMHDIITGGPSTPATAVQVIKGVVPLANDPTTHFGDMYVIDDLLTEGPDAASPAVGRAQGFFQFASMTEYALLLTANFVFTAGSHNGSSVAVLSRDVIFDTVRELPIVGGTGGLRGATGYGLLRTHSANTTTRNAVLKIDMYLRV, via the coding sequence ATGGCCATCAAGCACACCATGCAGCTCCTACCAGCCTTGGTCTTCGCTCTAGCCCTTGTCCTTAGGGCATCAGCAGATGCAACGGAGACGATCCACCTCAAGTTCTACATGCATGACATCATCACTGGCGGGCCGTCGACTCCAGCAACAGCTGTGCAAGTCATCAAAGGTGTGGTGCCGCTGGCCAACGACCCCACCACCCACTTCGGTGACATGTATGTCATCGACGACCTGCTGACGGAGGGGCCGGACGCAGCGTCCCCCGCCGTCGGCAGGGCACAGGGCTTCTTCCAGTTCGCGTCGATGACGGAGTACGCGCTGCTGCTCACTGCCAACTTCGTGTTCACGGCAGGGAGCCATAACGGGAGCTCTGTGGCCGTGCTCTCAAGGGACGTCATCTTCGATACCGTCAGGGAGCTCCCGATCGTGGGCGGCACTGGCGGGCTCCGTGGTGCGACCGGGTACGGTCTGCTCCGGACACACTCCGCCAACACCACCACCAGGAACGCGGTGCTCAAGATTGATATGTACCTGCGCGTGTAG